TATCGTCCTAAATTGCAGACTGTGTTCCCGGCATTCCAAACCATACCACCACATTGTTCCTACGGGCTTCGTACAGGTCTTGGCCTTAGCATCCTGTGTGCACTGTTCCTGCAGGTGCAGACGCAGGCGCAACAGGACAACTGTACTGCTGCGTCGTGGGAAGCCGGAATCGTACGTGAATTTAACCGGCATAACGATGAAACCACAATCGGCGCCTCGAGGGCAGTGAGTGACGCCCTGCTGCCGGTGACGTTTGGCGTCCCCGCACTCCTCTGGCTGGGATCAGCAGCAACCGCCAATACCAACGGGGCGGCAGCACAGCGTTACGCTGCCGAGACGGGTCTGCAGAGTTTTGTCACACTTTTAACGGCATACGGCACAAGCACCATAATGAAGTATATCGTTACCAGGGAGCGTCCGTTTGCCGCATATCCCAACTGCATTACAGGGTACGAGAAACCAACCGATCCATCGTTTCCCAGCTCGCATGCTGCCGGAACAGCGGCCCTGGCTACGGCACTGTCACTGCGCTATCCTGTATGGTACGTTATCGGGCCATCCGTCCTGTATGCCCTTGCCACAGGGGTCAGCCGCATGAACCTGGGCGTCCATTACATCAGCGACGTACTCACCGGTTATGTGATTGGTGTAGCAAGCGGCATTTTAGTAAACAAACTGAATTCCACACTCTTCATGGCTGCAGAATCCGTCCTCCCAGGGCATCAGGCTGTTATAGTTTCACCATCGTCAACACACCTGCTTTCAATCGTTATTCAGCTTTAGAATTATGTTGCTCTCCGTTGTTCAATTTACGCCCCAATACATGGCCACCGACGTTAACCTGGAGGCCATGGCCGACATCATTTCAACCACAAAAACCGATGTGATCGTTTTCCCGGAATTAAGTACCAGCGGCTACTTTATGCAAACGACTGACGAGGTTAGAAGCGTTGCACTCCACCGTTCCGACCCCCGCCTTACTTCGCTCGTCAACCGTGCTGCTGTACAGAAAAAAGTTGTTGTGTTTGGCTTTCCGGAAAACAACGGTCTTGACCGTTTTTTTAACAGTGCTCTTGTAGGGGGCTTGGGCATACCCGAATACGTGTACCGGAAGACGCATCTGTTTTACAAAGAGCAGTTAATCTTTACCCCCGGTGATTCCGGCTTCCAGGTTGTACAGATACCACAGCACGATTGTAATCTGGGTATTATGATTTGTTATGACTGGCGTTTTCCGGAAAGCACCCGAACCCTTGCCCTCCGTGGGGCCGATGTTGTTGCTGCACCCTCGAATCTGGTCACCGAGGTATGGCCGATGGTGATGCCGGCGCGGGCACTGGAAAACAAGGTTTTTCTGGCTGTTGCCAATCGCGAAGGAACGGAAACCAACAATGCTGAATCGGTCCATTTTAACGGATGCAGTACCATTTACAGCTATAACGGACGCGCACTTACCACTGTCGAGGCTAATGCCGGCACCGGAACTCATGTTTTGACTGTTGAGATAAACCCTGCCGATACCAGGAACAAGAGCTTTAACGAATTCAATAACGTTTTTCATGACCGGCGACCGGAGATGTACGAATGAATTTCTCTTCTATCCGGCACATCCACCTTGTTGGTATCGGTGGTATTGGCATGAGCGGTATTGCCGAGATCCTGTTAAGTCAGGGCTTCACCGTCAGCGGATCAGACGTTGTCCGCAGTGATACCACAGACAGGCTGGAAGACATTGGTATTGCGGTTTTCATCGGACACGCTGGTACGAATATTCTGGGTGCTGACCTGGTTGTTTATTCCAGTGCCGTAGCCCCTTCAGAAAATCTTGAAACTGTTGCAGCCACCCATGCCGGCATACCCATTATCCGGCGGGCTGAAATGCTCTCGGAGTTATCCCGAATTAAATACTGTCTGGCCATTGCCGGCACCCACGGGAAAACCACAACCACCAGCATGAGTGGGCTTATATTGATGAAAGCCGGTTTCGATCCTACCGTCATCGTTGGTGGCCGACTGCGTGGATTGGGTGGCAGCAATGCCCGCCTGGGCCACGGGAACTGGATTGTTCTGGAAGCCGATGAGTATGATAGATCGTTTTTGCAGCTGCTTCCCACCATTGCCATTATTACCAACATCGAAGCCGACCACCTGGATATTTACAACAACCTGGACGAGATTAAAACTGCCTTTGTGGAGTTTGCCAACAAGGTACCTTTTTACGGAACAGCGTGTGTGTGTATCGATGACCCGGGCGTTCGGTCAGTTCTTCCTTTGATCAGCAAGGTTACCATTAGCTTTGGTCTATCCAGCGATGCCACAGTTCGAGCCGTGGATCTTGTGTATTCCGAACGCTCCAGCACGTTTACGGTTTTGTACCGTTCAGAACCTTTGGGGAGCATCACGCTGAACGTTCCCGGTGACCATAACGTACGCAACGCCCTGGGTGCCATCGCTGCAGCCCTTGTTTGCCAGGCCCCCTTTGAGAAAATCAGGGAGGCACTTGCCGAGTTTACGGGCGTATATCGCAGGTTCGAGATTAAAACCGAGACGGAATCCCTGATGGTGGTTGATGATTATGCCCACCATCCTACCGAAATTCGAAGTACCCTGCAGGCTGCGACTAACGGCTGGAAACGGCGAATTGTTGTTGTTTTTCAGCCACATACGTACACCCGTACCCGCGACCTTGCCGATGAATTTGGTAACAGTTTTGGTCAGGCCGACGTTTTGATCGTTACCAATGTGTACGCTGCAAGGGAACAGCCCCTCCCGGGTATCACGGGTGAAACCATCGTTAGAGCAGCCAAGGCTGCCGGACACTTCAACGTACTGTATGCTCCAACCCTTGATGATGCAACCAATATCCTGCAGACGGTGCGGAAGCATGGCGACATGATTATAACACTCGGTGCAGGAAATGTGTGGCAGGTTGCCCAACGTGTTTCGGCAGAAACACAATTCCTTTAATCTTAGTCCGTATTTTTGGCAATGCGTTACATTTTCCTTTCTACGGTGCTGGTTTTGGCATCGTTGGGCACAGCCCCGCTTCAGTCACAACACAACAAGTCAGCCCGGAGCACGACCTCCAAAACTCAGAATGATCTTTCAAACCAGGTCCTTGCTACCGTCGGCGCCGAAAAGGTCACCTATGCCGAAGTACAGAGGGCATTTCAGAAAAACCTTTCACGCCGGGAAGTCCCGTTCAGCAGCGTACCACGGGATACCGCCCTTGAATTCCTGAAACTCTATACCAATTACCGTCTGAAAGTAGCCGATGCGTTAGATCGCGGCATTGATAAAGACGAAAATGTTCAGGCCGATATCGCCAATAACCGAAAGCTGCTTGCGGAAACCTGGTATCTTGATAATGCCTTTGTAAACAAGAGGGTTGCTGAGCTAGCACAGCGTCGGCTTGACGAAATTAAAATGTCGGTTATCCTGTGCGCTGTCCACAAACCCAATGACGACCGATGGGATACCACGCAGAGCAAGGCCAAGGCAACAGCATTAATTGCGATGCTTAACCAGGGAGCTGATTTTGCCAAACTGGCCCGTGATTCATCCGATGATAAGGAAACGGGTGCAAAGAGCGGACAACTCCCGTGGATTAGTGGCGGTTCCATCATTAAAGCCGTCGAAGACGAAGCCTATTCGCTCAAAACCGGTGCCTACTCGGTTACCCCGGTCGAAACACGGTTTGGCTACTTCATCATTAAGGTGAACGACAGGGGACCCCGAGATATCGTAAAATTCCGGCATATCCTGCTACAGGTAAAGGAAGGTCGTGACAGTAACGCCACAAACGCCCTGGCTGACTCACTGATTACAATCCTGAAAGCCAAGCCAGCGCAACAAGAAAAACTTTTGAAAGCCCGTGGACTTGATTCAAAGGGCGATGTGTTTGAAACCCTGGCTAAAACGTACAGCGATGATGACGCCTCCGCACCGCGCGGCGGATACCTGGGTGCTCCGTATTCCCGGTCTGCCGGCTTAGAAAGCAACAACTCTCACCTGATCCCTGAATTTGAGGATGCCGTGTTTGCACTCCGTGATGGTGAAATTTCAACCAAGGTACACACCATATATGGCGTACATATCATACGGCGCGACTCAACAAAACATACGGATGCAATAGCCGAAACCGATAATGCTAAAAAAACATATCGCCGACTCTATTTTGAAGACGACAAGCGTCAGCACTACGATTCGCTGAAAAATGCCTGGGGATACCACTGGAATACCGATGTGTTTAATACGCTGATGAATACGATTGATACGACAAAGAACTCCAGCGACACGTCATGGTGGAAAAAGATTCCCGACGATCAATTACCCAAAACCATCTACAGCTACCCAGCAGGCGGGTTAACTGTAAAAGATCTTACCGACTCCATGCACATTCGTATGGATATGCGGGGATACACACTCAACAGAACCGGCTTCGAACGGGCAGCAAATAAAATTACCGATCCAATACTGCTGGAACAGGCAACACGAAACCTGGATAAAGCCGATCCCGAGTTTGCCGCACTTATGCGTGAGTTCAATGATGGCATTCTGCTCTTTAAAGTTGAAGAGCAGGAAGTCTGGAGTAAACTAAAATTCGATACTACCGATGCACGGGTGTTTTTTGATTCTACCCGCTCCAGATGGATGACTGATCAGCGATATGTTGTGTCGGAGATATTTATGCTTACCGACAGTGCCGTCAACAACATTCAGCAACAGCTGCTGGCCGGTGCAGATTTTACAACCCTTGCACGCACACACACGCAGCGTCAGGCTATGCGCGAAACCAGTGGCAAGTATCCGACAGCGCTATCACCCAAGACCAGTGCCATTGCACGCAAGGTGGAAGAGCTCGGGTTAAAGGTTGGACAGATTTCTTCACCGTTCACGATCGATCGCGGGACTGCAATAATCCGTCTGGACGCTATTGAGCCGCCACGGCAGAAAACATTCGAAGAAGCAATGTCAGAACTGGCACCAGCGTACCAGGACCAGCTGCAAAAGAAACTTACCAACTCCTGGCTCGACAGTGTCCGGAAGCGTCACACAGTTACACTTAATCAGAAAGCCATCAATGCCATCTGGCGTTAATCTGTTTGTTAAGGGGCTTTGGCTTACCTGCCTTACGTTCGCTGTAGTGAACCCGGCTGGCATTCGTGCACAGGATGCCCTAGACCGAATTGTTGCCATTGTTGGCGAAGAAATCATTTTAAAGAGCGATATCGACGGTCAGGTCTCGATTATGGCTCAGCAAAATCCCGGTGTCGATAAAAGCAGCCCAAACGTGCGTCAGTTTGTTCTTGACCAGCTTATCAATGAAAGGCTTGTCCTGGCCGCTGCCGTTGAAGACACAAACATCGCTGTTACCGATGAAGAGATTAGTCAGCGTATGGAGCAGCAGATTGCAATGATGGTGCAACAGTTCGGGTCAGAGCAACGGATTGAACAGCTCTACGGCATGAGCATGACCAGAATTCGTCGTGAATTCAGGGATGAAATCCGGAAGCAGCTTCTGGCTCATAAAAAGCGGGAAGCAATGTTTGGCGACGTGAAAGCCACCCGTAATGATGTAGAGCGGTTCTATCAGGAGTACAAGGACTCTCTGCCCATCATTCCTGACCGTGTTGATCTGTATCACATCGTGAAGTACGTTAAGGCAGGCGAACAACAAAAGAAAGAAGCCCTTGCGCTTGCCCTTGCCATACGTGACTCAAACGTCAGACTTGGCGTAGAGTTTGAAAAACTGGCGCGCAGCCATAGCGCCGACCCCGGCTCTGCTGAAAATGGCGGTGACCTGGGCTCGGTGGAAAAGGGCAAGTTTGTGCCCTCCTTCGAAGCGGCTGCCTTTGCCTTGCTGCCCGGACAGGTATCTGAGCCGGTGGAAAGTCCGTTTGGTTACCACATCATCGAACTTGTGAGTAAGACGCCAACCAGCATCCACTGCAAACACATCCTGATTAAAGTAGGCCAAAGCGAGGAAGACAAAGCCGAAATCAGGAAACAACTCACCACACTGAAAGGTCGGGCTGAAAACGGTGAGAATTTCGAGGATCTGGCAAAAGAGTTTTCGGAAGAGCGCGAAACACAGGGCTTTGGTGGAGCCATGGGGCAACTGGACGTCCAGCGACTGCCACCTGACATGAAGAAGGTTGTAAACGACCTTGCCGATGGAGGGATTAGTGACCCATTACCCTATTCAGCCGATCCCACAAAACCGGGATATCACATTATTTACAAAAAGCGTTTAATCCGCGAACACCGGCCATCACTTGAATACGACTATAAGGCCATCGAACAAATGGCCGTGTATGCCAAGAAGCAAAAGCTGGAACAAGCGTGGGTTAGCGAACTTCGGAAAACCAAGTACTGGGAAGTGCGGGATTGATTCAGCACTGTTGGTAGATACTACCAAATCTTACCAATTGTCAGCCTGAAAATATTCTCAGTATAGCTGCCCCCCAATACAGGTGGAATTACGCTTTCATTAAAGATATTGCGTTCCACCCGTAAATCAATATCGGCATAATCGCCTAACTGTGCCAGTAACGACAGGTAGAACCCGCTGCGCGTTCCATACATACTGTCAAAAGCCAGCGTTACTCCGCCACTCGTGCTAAACGATTCGCTTATCGCGTAGGCAGCAGCTCCGTCAACAGTAACAATTGACGTGGCATCCTCCAGCGGCATTTTTTGCACGATATATCCCAGACCTGCCGACAGTGTTAGCGGGATAGTAAAACTCAGGCTCTGCGAAAGGTTAGCCGACGTGACAGAATAATCGTTAACATGGTTCTTGGTCTCGGCATCCTGACGGGTGAGGGTTAATGTGGTATTGGCCCCGAATGTTCCCAGCCGATACGCATGGCCGGTAACAACTGACCAAATCACCGTTTCGTTCCGGTACTGCAGGAATGTATCTCGTGAGTTATTAACCTGTGTGTACGGCGAATATGACAAGCGAATAAACGGCCATGTCCTGATGTTTAACCCAATGTTAGCCCCCCAGCTTGACAACGTGCTCGTAGAGCGCTTGACATCTGCAAGATTATCTTCATCATGGCGTATAAAGGCACCAACACTTAACTGTCGTTTCCAGAACTTCTGGTCTATTCGTGCATCGTACCGTATATAGTCTGTTCGAAGGTTGGGGACTCCCAAGGCATTGTACCCTGCACCGATTCGCCTGATTTTGGCAACAAGACGCGTTCCCGACGATGCCAGGTTCACTGTGGTACTGCCGGTAAAAGCCCAATCGATGTACGCACTCACCGAGCTGTCAATAAGTGTATTTAAAAAGTCAGGGACCTCGGGGCTGCCAATTCGGGGCGCACTCTGGTCACCCTCGGTGAGCGATCCGGCAAGCTCTGCTTCGAAGCTCCAGATACCCTTTACCGGTTCTGACCGGACGCTGAAGCTTGAGATATAATTCCGCTGAGGTGTCTTGGTTACCCCGCTATCGGGAAGAGTTAAACTTAAAGCATCATCAGTTGCATACAGGCCGGTAAAAATAAAATGGGCACCTGACTGCCGGCCAAATCCTAACCGGCCACCGTACAGTTGTCTGCCAAAGTCACTATTGTCAACGGTCCGAAAAACCGTCGTATCAATACGAATACTATCCACTCTATACAATGGCCGCTGGGTTGTACCGGAAACACCGGCAATGTAAAAAACACCACCCGGATTCCACTCGCCCCAGCCACCCGAGACTCTGGCACCCGACAGTGTAAGTGGCGAGAATGTTGGGAATACCGTACCAAATCCTACGGTCGGGAGTTTTTGCATAAAATCTTCTACGTCCGACATCAGGCCCATTTCCTGCAGGACTGAGGAGTAATTTGTAATATCGCCATTTGCCAATTCACGCATTTCCTGAATTTTGCGATATTGCTCCAGCTCCTTCAGTTTTTCCGGATCGTACGTACTCAGGGAGTCCTTTATTGAATCATACCGGTCAAGCAACTCACCCGCTTCAGAGCGTGCATACGCTTCGAGCATGGTTGTTGCACGCTGGGCAACAATGCGTTTAATTGCATCCGGATCAAGTGTTACCGAAAAGGCATTGATATTTTGCCGGATATCCCGCTGCTCGGAACTTACCAGAAGATTTGCCGTTACGGGAAGTCCGTACAGTGACAACGTGGGATTAAGCTCTGCCCGCCAGATGTCGGGCGGCTGTTCCTGAAACGTACCCTGGCGTGACGACGCCTGTCCTAAAATCCGATAATTACCTGTCAGCCATACCGGTGAAGCTCCGCCCTTGGCTCCGAATGAGAACCACTGGCCATTGGCAGGGCCAGAAGTCAATGCCATCAGCAGGATGCTAACAGCACACCCCAATCGTTGGCTGCTGGTCACTTGGTTGCTAACCGCTCAACGCGTAGTGGACCAATTGCCGGATTCAAAGGCACAGGGACAAGGTTGATGATATTACCCTCGCCTAACTGACCAAACGAGTTGTTACCCCACGTCCACAAACTACCGTCAGCCAGTACTGCCATTGCATGGGCGCCACCGGCAACGATTCCCTGAGCCCCTTCTAAGCGGGCAACCTTAACCGGCTTAAACTTACCAACGCGGGTACCGTCGCCCAACTGTCCAAGAACATTATTCCCCCATGCCCATACTACACCGCTACTGTCCAGTGCCAGTGAGAAACCGTCACCGGCAGCAATGGCGCGAATATCATGAAGATCAGGAATAATCTTGGGTTGTGCTCTGTCCTCCGTTTCACCATCGCCCAGTTGTCCGCTTGCATTACCACCCCAGGCCCAAACCTTACCATCAGCATTCAGGGCCAGGCTGTGGTCGAACCCTGCTGCAACAGCAACAAAACCATTTATTGCACCTTTTCCGCCATACACAGGTTGGTAGCCAGGGAATGTGACTGACGTTGGAACCGTGGTATATGCCTCATCATCAGATGCACCGGTCTGGCCATGACAATTATTACCCCAGGCATACACCCTGCCCATGTAGTTCAGCGAAAGGGTATGCCCTTCACCGGCTGCAATATCAACAACCCCTTGTAGCTTAGGATACAATGCAGGTACAGATAAATACACTGAACTATCAATCTGGTTAGTAGTTGGGTTAATGTGTAAGTTGGCAGGGAACCCGCACGCATAGGCTCTGTTCCAGCCCCACACATAACACTGCCCCGACTTGTTAATCGCAACAGTATGGAATGGTCCGGATGAAACCTTCACAACATTCGCCACACCAGGGATCGTGGTGGGAGTGGACCTTCCGTTTTCATCCTGCAAGCCTAATTGGCGGAAGTTGTTTCTGCCCCAGCCTTTGAGTACGCCCTTCTTATCAACTGCAAACGAATTCCATACTCCGGCTTCGAGTGACATGACCTCTTCAAAGTCCGTAATTTGTTTAGGTTCTTTCACAACGCTTCCAAAGCCACCCCGAACCACGTTAAACAAATTATCGCCCCAGCCCCATACCTTACCCTTATCAGTGATTTTAGCCAGTGCAGAGGCATCCAACACCGACTTGATCCCTTTATCCATTTCAACATCCGAAAGGTCTGCAACCTGGATATTATCGGTACTCACCGCCCTCACCCCACCAAAACCGCCGGCTACACCACCAACGGTTCCTCCTATCATCGGCTTAGCCTCGCTACCAGCATCTACGTCGTTGTCTGCAGACTGTCCGCCTGTACCGCCTGTCTGGTAACCGCCTAACGGTTTATCCTTTACCTTGGCAGATTGCATCGCAGCCCCTGCACCAAGGACAGAAGACGCCGTATGACCCTTTTGTGCCGGCGATGTTTCATTAACCACCATCACACCTTGAATGGCGATATCGCCTGCTTTTACCATTTCAAGATTATCAAGAAGACTGCTTTGCAGTAGTCCTGCCGGTTTGCTTGCAGGCGTACCAACTAAGCTGTGGCGTTCTCCGGCCGACATAACCTGAACCGGATACTTCACCTTGTCCAGTTTTTCCTTGTCAAAAAACTTAAAATCATCAACGTTAACATGTCCGATTTCCGACGAGTCAATTACCAGTATTCTTGCGTTTCGATTCAGGTATGGCAGCACATCCCACTCTACGGGAGTAAACCGGTCGCTGCTTGCCGCGGCGCTCATTGGTGTTGAATTGGCAATAAACCAGGTAGAGCTGGATCCCGGCAGTGTACGTTTTTGAAAACTAAATGTATCCGATTCTATACGCTCGAGCAGCAGTTCTACACGACAATTCTCGTTGGGAACACCACCGAACAGAAACGATATGGTACTGTTTTGAATCCGGAAGTCAACGCTAATCATCGTCCCTTGCGCTTTATCCGAACTCAACTGTCCATAGCTGCTAACCCAGTATTTCCCCTGAGGCCCTACAGCTCCAAAAACCGGATGTTTATCAAGCACGGGGTCATCGAAAAAGCTTTCACCCTGGACTTCCCAGCATCCCAATGTTCCAATTTCAAAGTCCCAGTTCTCTCCAGGACATTCATCGCTTTTCTCCAGAGACTGATTGTTCTTCTTTTGTGTTGGAACCACAGCAGTGACATCTCCGCCATCTCCTTCGCCAAACGGCTCATAGGTAAACCACCACACTTCGCTTTCGCCAAGTGGTACAACCATGGTACCCCGTTCTTCGTATGCTTCAACCTTCCAGGCATACTTCTGCCCCTTTACAAAGCTTCGGCTTGACACCGGATACTGGATGAGCGTTCTTTCAAGATTACGCTGTGTGAACCATGCCGGATTTCGGGTCACCGCATCTTCCGGCGTTTGTCGTCCAAGAATTTCGGCAACTGTGATTTTATATTTAATTCGCTGACCTGGTCCGGGAGGCACCGAAGCCAT
This is a stretch of genomic DNA from Ignavibacteria bacterium. It encodes these proteins:
- a CDS encoding phosphatase PAP2 family protein, with product MQVRAAYRPKLQTVFPAFQTIPPHCSYGLRTGLGLSILCALFLQVQTQAQQDNCTAASWEAGIVREFNRHNDETTIGASRAVSDALLPVTFGVPALLWLGSAATANTNGAAAQRYAAETGLQSFVTLLTAYGTSTIMKYIVTRERPFAAYPNCITGYEKPTDPSFPSSHAAGTAALATALSLRYPVWYVIGPSVLYALATGVSRMNLGVHYISDVLTGYVIGVASGILVNKLNSTLFMAAESVLPGHQAVIVSPSSTHLLSIVIQL
- a CDS encoding carbon-nitrogen hydrolase → MMLLSVVQFTPQYMATDVNLEAMADIISTTKTDVIVFPELSTSGYFMQTTDEVRSVALHRSDPRLTSLVNRAAVQKKVVVFGFPENNGLDRFFNSALVGGLGIPEYVYRKTHLFYKEQLIFTPGDSGFQVVQIPQHDCNLGIMICYDWRFPESTRTLALRGADVVAAPSNLVTEVWPMVMPARALENKVFLAVANREGTETNNAESVHFNGCSTIYSYNGRALTTVEANAGTGTHVLTVEINPADTRNKSFNEFNNVFHDRRPEMYE
- a CDS encoding UDP-N-acetylmuramate--L-alanine ligase; the encoded protein is MNFSSIRHIHLVGIGGIGMSGIAEILLSQGFTVSGSDVVRSDTTDRLEDIGIAVFIGHAGTNILGADLVVYSSAVAPSENLETVAATHAGIPIIRRAEMLSELSRIKYCLAIAGTHGKTTTTSMSGLILMKAGFDPTVIVGGRLRGLGGSNARLGHGNWIVLEADEYDRSFLQLLPTIAIITNIEADHLDIYNNLDEIKTAFVEFANKVPFYGTACVCIDDPGVRSVLPLISKVTISFGLSSDATVRAVDLVYSERSSTFTVLYRSEPLGSITLNVPGDHNVRNALGAIAAALVCQAPFEKIREALAEFTGVYRRFEIKTETESLMVVDDYAHHPTEIRSTLQAATNGWKRRIVVVFQPHTYTRTRDLADEFGNSFGQADVLIVTNVYAAREQPLPGITGETIVRAAKAAGHFNVLYAPTLDDATNILQTVRKHGDMIITLGAGNVWQVAQRVSAETQFL
- a CDS encoding peptidylprolyl isomerase, which codes for MRYIFLSTVLVLASLGTAPLQSQHNKSARSTTSKTQNDLSNQVLATVGAEKVTYAEVQRAFQKNLSRREVPFSSVPRDTALEFLKLYTNYRLKVADALDRGIDKDENVQADIANNRKLLAETWYLDNAFVNKRVAELAQRRLDEIKMSVILCAVHKPNDDRWDTTQSKAKATALIAMLNQGADFAKLARDSSDDKETGAKSGQLPWISGGSIIKAVEDEAYSLKTGAYSVTPVETRFGYFIIKVNDRGPRDIVKFRHILLQVKEGRDSNATNALADSLITILKAKPAQQEKLLKARGLDSKGDVFETLAKTYSDDDASAPRGGYLGAPYSRSAGLESNNSHLIPEFEDAVFALRDGEISTKVHTIYGVHIIRRDSTKHTDAIAETDNAKKTYRRLYFEDDKRQHYDSLKNAWGYHWNTDVFNTLMNTIDTTKNSSDTSWWKKIPDDQLPKTIYSYPAGGLTVKDLTDSMHIRMDMRGYTLNRTGFERAANKITDPILLEQATRNLDKADPEFAALMREFNDGILLFKVEEQEVWSKLKFDTTDARVFFDSTRSRWMTDQRYVVSEIFMLTDSAVNNIQQQLLAGADFTTLARTHTQRQAMRETSGKYPTALSPKTSAIARKVEELGLKVGQISSPFTIDRGTAIIRLDAIEPPRQKTFEEAMSELAPAYQDQLQKKLTNSWLDSVRKRHTVTLNQKAINAIWR
- a CDS encoding peptidylprolyl isomerase, whose translation is MPSGVNLFVKGLWLTCLTFAVVNPAGIRAQDALDRIVAIVGEEIILKSDIDGQVSIMAQQNPGVDKSSPNVRQFVLDQLINERLVLAAAVEDTNIAVTDEEISQRMEQQIAMMVQQFGSEQRIEQLYGMSMTRIRREFRDEIRKQLLAHKKREAMFGDVKATRNDVERFYQEYKDSLPIIPDRVDLYHIVKYVKAGEQQKKEALALALAIRDSNVRLGVEFEKLARSHSADPGSAENGGDLGSVEKGKFVPSFEAAAFALLPGQVSEPVESPFGYHIIELVSKTPTSIHCKHILIKVGQSEEDKAEIRKQLTTLKGRAENGENFEDLAKEFSEERETQGFGGAMGQLDVQRLPPDMKKVVNDLADGGISDPLPYSADPTKPGYHIIYKKRLIREHRPSLEYDYKAIEQMAVYAKKQKLEQAWVSELRKTKYWEVRD